The following nucleotide sequence is from Paenibacillus andongensis.
ATACAGCTACTTGCTTACGGAAAATGGGCATTTCTATCGTACAACTCTCAAACTGACGCAAATAAATGGCAATAATAATAAGCCTGATTATGTCGTTGGAAGTTCCTCCAAAGAGGACATCCAGGTGACGAGAGTTAAATAATTAACTGCCGGTGCCTGATTGCTTTTTTAAATAAAAAATAGCAATTTGCGTGCGATCTCGGAGATTCAGCTTGCTGAGAATTTCCGTAATATAATTTTTAACGGTACCTTCGCTCAGGAATAGCTCCTGGGCGATTTCTTTATTGGACAGACCTTCAGCGATTTGGGCTACGACAGCTTGTTCGCTAGCAGTTAATCCATATCCACTAAGTGGTTTGGGTGCAGGTATGTTCGAAGATGAATTAGTACCGATAAAGGTCGTCAATTTCTTAGCAATTTCGGGATGAATAAGAAGATTGCCTTGCTCTACTGTCTTGATTCCTTGAATAATCCGATCCGGCGAAATATTTTTGAGCAGATAACCGCTGGCTCCGTTTCGCAAGGCCTGAACGATAAATTCATCATCATCGAATGTGGTCAGAATAAGCACAGCAATATGAGGATAAGCTTGCTTAATCTTCAACGTGCCTTGAACACCGTCACAGATTGGCATCCGAATGTCCATCAGGACAACGTCAACCTGGACGCCGTTTTGGATAAAAGCAAGAGCTTCGTCTCCATGCATACACGTACCAACAACTTTAATATTTTCGTCAAGTCCAATGATTAATTGTAAGCTTTCGCGGATGAATGGATCATCGTCGGTAATGAGCACATGTATCATGTTGTGTTCAACCCTTTCTTAGGTAGATTCAATTTAGCGAAAAGTGGGCAAGACCGTCGTCACTGTAAATCGATCCTCGATCGACACCATAAGCTGCCCTCCAATAA
It contains:
- a CDS encoding response regulator transcription factor; this translates as MIHVLITDDDPFIRESLQLIIGLDENIKVVGTCMHGDEALAFIQNGVQVDVVLMDIRMPICDGVQGTLKIKQAYPHIAVLILTTFDDDEFIVQALRNGASGYLLKNISPDRIIQGIKTVEQGNLLIHPEIAKKLTTFIGTNSSSNIPAPKPLSGYGLTASEQAVVAQIAEGLSNKEIAQELFLSEGTVKNYITEILSKLNLRDRTQIAIFYLKKQSGTGS